From the Triticum urartu cultivar G1812 chromosome 4, Tu2.1, whole genome shotgun sequence genome, the window GGTCTGGGGTGGCGTCAACTGGCTGTGGTGGAGGTGTTTATGCGAGAAGGAGCCGGAGCAGAAGGAGAGGTCGCAATTGGAAATAATCGCAAAAAAAAATCATAACCTGAAGATCTCATTCCAAAAAAATGCTAATATTGATGGAGGGGTGATTTCCTTCTATAGGTGAAAAACATAGAAAATATTGGTTGTTATCAAGGAAAGGTAAAAATTTAGGAAAGTTAGGATTTTGAACTGATTTCTATGCAAATGGGGTTTTATTGTTTGGTAACGTGATATCAGTACCTGCCCGTTTGTAACGTGTCCGATTAGGAAAGTTTGCAAATATTAAGAAACTATTTATTGGGAGGAAAGTTTGTGACGTGTttgttatttgtttcctaaaacAAATTTCACTAATGAGAGAAATCAATTGATTTAGATaagtttttttttgcggggggATTTAGATAAGTTAGGAAAGTTAGATTAAAATATATTATTTGTTTTCTGAAAATCTGTTATATGTTAGGAAAGTTTTGGTTGTAATAAAGAGTGGAGAGAAAAATAAATCGATAAACCAGGGTGGAAGGAGGTGATGGAAGGAAAGACGGAAAAAATGAGCGAAAATAAATCAGCGAAAATAAATCAACGAAAATAAATCGTGAAGACTATTTATTAACTGCTTCATTAGAAGTAGAGATGCATTCATATGTTTCGATGGCTTGTCTCACGTAACCAAACCAGCGTGCATCGCATGTGTGGGCTGGTCACGCAGCGCATTTCGACTTCGTGTGCGTGCGTATCTATCTATCTACCGCTGTACCGCTGGTCGGTGTAGCAAATAATTGAGGAGGGAGTGAGGGAGGAGCCTCCACCATCCCACGCGTCGGGCGCTCCGTGGCCAGCGGCCGCAGCTTCCCTTTCGGGCTTGGGACGGAGCTCACTGCACGCTGCCCCCTCCCCAGGCAGCACCcgaggccggcggcggcggcgacggcggcggcgatctGTCCACTCCACCCATGGACACGGACGAGTTCTTCAACCCAGGTGAGTGACCACCACCTCCCCGTCCGTCCTtccttctttttctttttctttgtttcgATTTGCCCCTCCGTCCTCCTTCATGCCCCCCGACCGGCCGGCCGGCCGGAGAAAAATGCGGCCTTCTCTTACATCGATCCGTGGCCCCATCCATGCCCAGGCTGCGCCGGGACGGCCGGCGACGGCTGCGACTGCGGGGACTGCGAGGAGCGGAGGCACGACCACGGCCGCACCAAGCACTTCGTCCTCTTCACCTCCGACAACAAAGATTTTCTGGTGAGAACccctcctgctcctcctcctctctctctatGCTCTGATCCCGTCGATCGATTCAGAGTTTCCTCTCTACATTTCCTCCTTCCAGACACAAGGGTGGGTTCAATTTGAGGGTTTTTTGGGACTGAAAAAAATGCCTAATTTCATCCTTGGCTTAAAATGTTGCTGTAAAATCTGCCTTGGGGGAATGGATAGAGCATGACATTTTGCCTTGGGTGGGGGGAAATTTGTTTCACAACATATGTATGTAATGTACCAGGAGGTGGCAGGAACAAGTCTTTACAGTATGTGTTTATTGGTGAGTACTTTTTGCAAGTGAAAAGAATGATTCCCTTCCAATGCTGCTAATGTTGACAAGAGATAGCCCCTGCCCTTTCCCTTCCTCCCATTTGTTAGTTAATTCATTCTGTTGCTGCTCCTAGAAAGGGAGGGCTTTTCAGCCAGTATTATTTTGGGGTGTTCAGATTTCACTGAAAAGCAATGTTTCATTTTGTTCTTACCTATGTTGTGTGCCTGAAATAGATGGCGTTTATATACATGCTAGAATTGTTCCATACCCTCTGCTACTGCATGCAATCTGAATTGTGTCGGCATTTTCTTCAAATAGTGCAGTGTGAAACTCAATGCCCACAAACGCTGAAACCTAATATCTCACTCTAACCAAACTGAATATTTCTGACAGTGCATACCGTGGGAGGTCACAAGACAGCTGAGAAATATGATCGCCCACTCTGAGCCTATCAAACTTGAAACTCCTGATGGCCATGTGTACAGTGTTGAATTCGTCAAGTTCGGCCTGATAACTCTTACGACTGGGTGGCGGCACTTCGTGGATGCTAATCATATACGACAAGGTGACCCCATCACGTTCGTCTACTGTGGGCGCTCCACGTTCAAGGTCCACTTCAAGGGCACTTCATCCGGTCACAAGAATTCTCTGCCCTCTTCTCAACAGCCTCCCAACATCTTTAGAGCCATTCCTCCTCGTGATCATCACGTGCTGAATGGTAAAGTGAATTAGGACCTTCGAGTCGAGTGCTTTTGGCAATGCTTTTCTGATCATTATAacagtgttctttcttgatgTGCAGAACAAGTGGTGCCTGATCCTGCACATGTTCGGACGTCAACCGACTTTGGCTATACCATGTTCCCCGGGACCTGCCTAACCAAAGCACAAGAGAAGAAAGTGCTAGAGCTAGCTGATAGCAGCATGAGGTCTGAAATTCCTCTGCATGTGGCAGCTATGAACAAAAGAAATGCCAATGAGGACTACTATGTTGTAAGTTGCATCCTTCCTCAGATAATTTCCTGGTTGTGTATGACTGTATGTCACTCCGATCCATAGGCTATTAATTCCTGCTTGTATTTTTTTCCGATGTTCTTGCAGTACATACCATTGGGGCTTTTGGACAATTTCGAAGAGGGGATAACTGCAACTACCATTCAGCTCGAAGCCCATGGCAACGGCATGGTATACTTTGTTGCCGCAAGCAAGCAACGTGACGATCAAATAATCCTCGAATCTGAGTTGAGTCATTTTGTAGCTTCTCTCCGCATACAAGACAATGACCTCCTCGTCTTCAGAAGCATGAGGAAAGATCGCCTTGAAGTTTTTGTCCTTGACCCGATCGGTTGTGAGAAAACTTGTTTTGCCATGGGAAACTCTTCAAATGCCCGAGAAGTGCGTGAAGATCCGGTTGAGATTGTTGATCCACCCCAGCATACTGTTATTGATTTGAGTTCTGATGACGATGAAGTCGTGGAAAAAGGCACGGCAACATCAAGGGGGGAGCAGCGGCCACTACGAGGCTATCGTGCAGAAGCTCAGAAGATGGCTTCGACATCCTCCCGTCGTACTAAGTCAGGTGATAGTATTGTAGTTAGTTACCCTGTGCATTTCATTCCATTTACCATATTTTAGACGATCGACTTGTGGTTATGGTATGCTCACCACAAGAAAGTATGGCATGTTTTTCAGGACACAAAGCTGACAAGTCGAAGAAAGCCAGTCTAGAAGCTCCTATGTCTAACAAGCCTTACATATCAACCAGTGGGACGAAGCTAACTAGGCGACAAGAGGAGAAAGTAGAGGAGAAAGTCCAGGCAATTGGATCTGAATTCCCTGTGTTTGTGAAGGTGATGAATGAACGCGATGTTTGGAGCCCAAAACGTCTGGTGAGTTTAGAACTTCAGATACCACAGGCAATATGTATAGTCCATTTCTCATCCAAAAGCTCGCAAGTTTAGAACCATTTTCTTGTTGAATTAACCGTCGGCCTGAGATTCGATCGCCATGCATCTTGACACGCTCTTTACTGAACAGAGCTTCAGCCTGGAATATGCTTCGGCGTGTCGTCTCCCACTTGAACAAACACATGTCATACTTGGGCTGGAGGGTAGCAACATGAAGTGGTCTAGCAGGATGGTGGCCCAGAAACATAAGGATGTGAGGCATATTAGCTCATTTTGGAAGGACCTTGTCTTGCTGGCCGGGATGAAGGTAGGAGACATCTGCCTCGTTGAACTGGCAGACAGGAGCAGCGAGAGCCTCACGATGACGGTCCATCTGATCCGCAAGCTCTAGCTCTAGTTTGTGTGTGGTCTGTACTATGATGGCTTTTAACTCAGCTGTTGTATGCattgcttgatgattgttttgaacAACCTGGTGTTAGTTTGGGTAAACACTGAACCCTTGACCCTCATCTCCTGTagtactgctgctgctgctgatcaGTTTTTCTTGCTGAAGAGATGTTTCATTTTATTGCTGATTTCTTTATTGTTTCTTGTTGAGACAAGTCTTATTTTGTTGCTGATTGGGGTGTCTCCAGCTGACCAAAATTTTCTTCGGCATTGTGTTGGTGTTCCCTACTTGCTTGTGCTGCTGCATGCACAAAGAAAAAGGCCATCTCATCTCAGGTGCATATATTACATACTCAGAAAGTTTGGTGGTGCAGAAGCTACATATACAGTACAGTAGTATAGGACAAGCAGATCCAGTGAAATCAAAAGCTCTTTCCAAAGGCACATGCATACAATAAGTGCAGAAGGGTGAAActagtttttatttatttatttaaaaaaaacatcTTTTGCCAGCCTCTTGTGGCTTCTTATTATGCCTCCAAGTCGAAGATAACCAACCCAACCTAGGGTTCCTGCTCTGTCGGTCAGCGAAGCACCGGTTGTGAAGACAGGGTTCTCAGGAAGGGCGCTTGACGGCGTGGGCTGAGCCAAACATCCAAGCACGAGGTTGAGCTTTGCGGGGGGCTGGCCTTCGGTTCCTCAATCTAATCTCAAGGGGCAGCCATTTTCGTGGGCTCCCATGTTGCATTCTCGGCCGATTTTACCAAGCTCAAATTCAGCAAAATGCTGCCTAGCAAGCGGCACCGATTTCATCACGGATCATCCAGCATCTTTTATCTGTTCACCGTGCCATCTTCCATTGCTGTAATAATTGTCATAGTCTGTCTCCAACCTTCTCAAATTCGGCAAAATCTTCCTAGCAAGCAGCACTGATATGTTGCCTTATCTGGGCCATAACGACTGTGGGGTTGGGCCTCCATAGGCCTTATCTGGGATTTACGTCGCCATGGGCCTACCTGGTGAGAGATAACCTCATCACTTCCCTCGTTAGACCTTATTTCGACGCAATTATTAAGCTCAAATGAAGTGGGGAGCAACTAGTTGgcgagcgctccttcgggagcctccCAACAATCATTTTGGGGTGGGGTGAGAACACGTCACTTGGTGCGCTCTCAGCCGCCGCCACATGTCGCGCGCTGGTGCTTCCTCtggtttttttttatttttcacaCGCGTTTTCGGTATTTTAAACGGGTTTTTTGGGGGGTTTTTTGCGTTTTGGTTTTTCATCCGTCTTCCTTAGCTTTTGGAcccaaaaaaatacaaaaaacacgtttttttaACCACAAGAGGCGCGGTTTTGCTTCCATGAGAGGCACGCTCCTGCCTCTCGGAAATGGAATAAAAAAcatgttttctatttttttttttCTTCCTAGAGAGGCACGGTTTTACTTCCGCGAGGAGAAACAGTCATGCATCTTGAAAACTGAAAAAAAAAcgcgtattttatttcttttttcttCCTCGGGAGGCACGATCGTGACTCTCGGAAacaaaaaaacatgttttctgttttttttcttccGCAAGAGACACAATTATGCTTTCGTGAAAGGCACGGCCATGCCTTTTTTGGAAAGGAAAAAAACGTGCTCTCGGTTCGGTTTTTGCATCCGGTTTTTTTCATGGAAAAAGTTCACATATCTAAAAAAATGTTGACGGactcaaaaaatgttcatgattttaaaatatatattcatatatctaaaaaatgttcacgagttccaaaaaatgttcatgaacttttataaaatgttcacaaattctAAAAATATTCACGAATTTGTAAAAAAAATGTTTACGTATTTTGAAAATGTTCGTGAATTCAAgaaatgttcatatttttttaaaTGTTCACAAAAGTGAAAAAAAACGTGATTTTCTAAATACTGTTCCAAAATTTTAAAAAACATCAATTCAAAAATGTTATCAAATTTAAAAAAACTGCTCACAATTTCAGAAAAATGTACATGGATTTTTTTGAATAAATCgtgaatttaaaaaatgttcatgaattcaaaaaaatattcAGAAATTTAAAACATGTTCATCATCTCCAAAAATATCATGATTTAATAAATgttcatgaatctgaaaatgGTTCAAAAAATAGggaaaaagaaagaaagacaagcgaaaagaaaatgaaaacccAAAAAAATTGAAAACCCGGTTTGGTATGGTTCCTAAAACTGAGTTAGTTGTGCTGGCCGAAATGTATGCAGCCAGAAGCCAGGGGTGCACACGCGGTCGCTAACCAGCGAACCGCACGCCAAATAGGATCCCCGCTGGTCACTCGACTCCACGAGTAGGTGGATCAAGGAACCAAGAAAGGAAGTACTCACTCCGTAAGGCGAAAATGCATAGGAGCTCTCGGGTGCTACGCCCCCCtatattcaaaaataatttagtaattcaaaataagtcaaaaaatcCCGGAACTTTTTATGGAATCAAACCTGACCAGGTATTGCACTCGTATAAAAAGATTTAAACAGGAAATGACTTTTATTGTATCCAGGGTCAAAGATTTCCCAAAAAATGCTAGAAACAAGTACTATTCATGCTATATTGTCGTCATAAAtttgttgttttttttttgccCTGAAGACAACGAGAATTATTCCTTGGCCAAACATTTTATATGAGTACAATACCTAGTCAAATTTGGTTCAAAAATATATTCAagatttttttggcttttttgaattATTACATTATTTTTTAATATAGAGGGGTGGAGCACCCGAGTGCTCCTAATCTGCTTCCCTCCGTAaggctcttatatta encodes:
- the LOC125552972 gene encoding putative B3 domain-containing protein Os03g0619850 isoform X2 is translated as MDTDEFFNPGCAGTAGDGCDCGDCEERRHDHGRTKHFVLFTSDNKDFLCIPWEVTRQLRNMIAHSEPIKLETPDGHVYSVEFVKFGLITLTTGWRHFVDANHIRQGDPITFVYCGRSTFKVHFKGTSSGHKNSLPSSQQPPNIFRAIPPRDHHVLNEQVVPDPAHVRTSTDFGYTMFPGTCLTKAQEKKVLELADSSMRSEIPLHVAAMNKRNANEDYYVYIPLGLLDNFEEGITATTIQLEAHGNGMLLSAYKTMTSSSSEA
- the LOC125552972 gene encoding B3 domain-containing protein Os03g0620400-like isoform X1 translates to MDTDEFFNPGCAGTAGDGCDCGDCEERRHDHGRTKHFVLFTSDNKDFLCIPWEVTRQLRNMIAHSEPIKLETPDGHVYSVEFVKFGLITLTTGWRHFVDANHIRQGDPITFVYCGRSTFKVHFKGTSSGHKNSLPSSQQPPNIFRAIPPRDHHVLNEQVVPDPAHVRTSTDFGYTMFPGTCLTKAQEKKVLELADSSMRSEIPLHVAAMNKRNANEDYYVYIPLGLLDNFEEGITATTIQLEAHGNGMVYFVAASKQRDDQIILESELSHFVASLRIQDNDLLVFRSMRKDRLEVFVLDPIGCEKTCFAMGNSSNAREVREDPVEIVDPPQHTVIDLSSDDDEVVEKGTATSRGEQRPLRGYRAEAQKMASTSSRRTKSGHKADKSKKASLEAPMSNKPYISTSGTKLTRRQEEKVEEKVQAIGSEFPVFVKVMNERDVWSPKRLSFSLEYASACRLPLEQTHVILGLEGSNMKWSSRMVAQKHKDVRHISSFWKDLVLLAGMKVGDICLVELADRSSESLTMTVHLIRKL